A stretch of Imperialibacter roseus DNA encodes these proteins:
- a CDS encoding aspartate-semialdehyde dehydrogenase, whose product MKLAVVGATGLVGSEMLKVLEERNFHFDELYLVASERSVGTQIKYKGKQYSVIGMQTAVDIKPDIAIFSAGGSTSLEWAPKFEAAGSIVIDNSSAWRMDPTKKLVVPEINGSTLRIDDRIIANPNCSTIQMVMVLAPLHKKYGIKRVVVSTYQSVTGTGKKAVDQMMAERAGQSEPKVYPHPIDMNVLPHIDVFLDNGYTKEEMKMVKETTKIMGDDSIKVTATTVRVPTVGGHSEAVNVEFVKDFDLAEVRDLMSHTPGVVLQDEPSKNIYPMPIWAHNKDEVFVGRIRRDESQANTINMWIVADNLRKGAATNAVQIAEYLVGANLVF is encoded by the coding sequence ATGAAATTAGCGGTAGTAGGGGCCACAGGGCTTGTGGGCTCCGAGATGTTGAAAGTGCTGGAAGAAAGGAACTTCCACTTTGATGAGTTGTACCTGGTAGCGTCGGAACGCAGTGTCGGCACCCAAATAAAATACAAGGGTAAACAATACAGCGTGATTGGCATGCAAACGGCGGTGGACATAAAACCGGATATCGCTATTTTTTCGGCCGGTGGCAGCACGTCGCTGGAGTGGGCACCTAAGTTTGAGGCGGCAGGCAGCATTGTGATCGACAACTCGTCGGCCTGGAGGATGGATCCGACAAAAAAGCTGGTGGTGCCGGAGATCAATGGCAGCACGCTGCGCATCGACGACCGCATTATTGCCAACCCCAATTGCTCCACGATTCAGATGGTGATGGTGCTGGCACCGTTGCATAAGAAATATGGGATTAAAAGAGTGGTGGTGAGTACCTACCAGTCGGTGACGGGCACGGGCAAAAAGGCCGTGGATCAGATGATGGCCGAGCGGGCTGGGCAATCGGAGCCGAAGGTATACCCTCACCCGATCGATATGAATGTGCTGCCGCACATTGACGTGTTCCTCGACAATGGCTACACAAAAGAGGAGATGAAGATGGTGAAGGAAACGACCAAGATTATGGGCGACGACAGTATTAAGGTGACGGCGACTACGGTGCGTGTGCCTACCGTGGGCGGCCACAGCGAGGCGGTGAACGTGGAGTTTGTGAAGGACTTTGACCTGGCCGAGGTGCGTGACCTAATGAGCCACACGCCGGGCGTGGTGCTGCAGGACGAGCCATCGAAGAATATTTACCCGATGCCGATTTGGGCGCACAATAAAGATGAGGTGTTTGTAGGCCGGATCCGCCGGGATGAGTCGCAAGCGAACACGATCAATATGTGGATAGTGGCCGACAACCTGCGCAAGGGGGCTGCTACCAATGCGGTGCAAATAGCGGAGTACCTGGTAGGAGCCAATCTGGTGTTTTGA
- a CDS encoding class I SAM-dependent methyltransferase: MIEALSQPDVQAFLKAHATDSPAKLALQRHLPGGVSASLLASQLKARQKAKDKLPSWLSRDGIIFPHGVALEQCSSETTAGFKAARWAGQSFADLTGGTGVDTFFFSQSFEKGVYVEADAERCELASHNFGVLGVGHLQVVLSTAEAFLADTTDHYDFIYIDPDRRANHKRAIGFSDSTPDVVQLMPELLKRATTVLIKASPMIDIQQGLRDLGTVSKVLVLAVNNECKEVLFECGSSGGPVEIEAWQVQGGQETVLRFSLEEEASAGVSFGEPEAFIYDPNVAITKSGAYKTVAVRYGLKKLHPNTHLYTSATLVEGFPGRTFRVLAVLPFSSKGLKSLKLPFAKAHVMSKNFPLEAAELQKRLKLKEGEEGFVMGVTVGSGKVLVVAERVVIA, encoded by the coding sequence TTGATTGAAGCGCTGAGCCAACCGGACGTTCAGGCCTTTTTGAAGGCCCATGCTACGGACAGTCCGGCGAAGCTTGCTTTGCAAAGGCACCTGCCGGGGGGCGTTAGTGCGTCCCTGCTGGCGTCACAACTGAAGGCCCGACAGAAGGCCAAAGACAAATTGCCATCCTGGCTGAGCCGGGATGGCATTATTTTTCCCCATGGCGTAGCGCTGGAGCAGTGCTCGTCGGAAACAACGGCTGGTTTCAAAGCGGCCCGCTGGGCGGGCCAGTCCTTCGCCGACCTGACCGGGGGCACAGGCGTGGACACGTTTTTTTTCTCGCAGTCCTTTGAAAAAGGTGTGTATGTGGAGGCCGACGCCGAAAGGTGTGAGCTGGCCAGCCACAATTTTGGTGTGCTGGGCGTTGGGCATTTGCAGGTGGTGCTAAGCACGGCCGAGGCGTTTTTGGCTGACACTACCGACCACTACGACTTCATCTATATCGACCCCGACCGCCGGGCGAACCACAAGCGGGCCATTGGCTTTAGCGACAGTACGCCCGACGTGGTGCAGCTGATGCCGGAGTTGCTGAAACGGGCGACCACCGTGCTGATAAAAGCCTCGCCCATGATCGACATCCAGCAGGGCCTCCGTGACCTGGGCACGGTGAGCAAGGTGCTGGTGCTGGCGGTGAACAACGAATGCAAGGAGGTGCTGTTTGAGTGTGGCAGCAGCGGCGGGCCGGTGGAGATAGAAGCCTGGCAGGTGCAGGGAGGGCAGGAGACTGTGCTGCGTTTTAGCCTGGAAGAGGAGGCGTCGGCTGGTGTGAGTTTCGGTGAACCGGAGGCCTTCATTTACGACCCCAACGTGGCCATTACCAAATCGGGCGCTTACAAAACGGTGGCCGTCCGCTATGGACTGAAGAAGCTGCACCCGAATACACATTTATATACGTCGGCCACGCTGGTCGAGGGCTTCCCCGGCCGGACGTTCCGGGTGCTGGCCGTGCTGCCTTTTTCTTCGAAGGGGCTGAAGAGCTTGAAGCTGCCTTTTGCCAAAGCCCATGTGATGAGCAAAAACTTTCCCCTGGAAGCGGCAGAGCTTCAAAAGCGGCTGAAGCTGAAGGAGGGTGAGGAGGGTTTTGTGATGGGGGTCACTGTGGGGAGCGGGAAGGTGTTGGTGGTGGCGGAGCGGGTTGTGATAGCTTGA
- a CDS encoding SRPBCC family protein yields the protein MPIIQIKMVIEAPIDRCFDLSRSIDLHKISTSQTGEEAIGGVTSGLIGLSETVTWRARHFGIRQTLTTKITEFESPNFFVDEMLEGAFKRFRHEHHFRDVDGKTEMRDCFDYDSPLGILGKVFDSIVLKRYMQNLLLKRNLVIKEYAESDRWQEVLNTKESGG from the coding sequence ATGCCAATTATTCAGATAAAGATGGTAATTGAGGCTCCCATCGACAGATGCTTTGACCTTTCGAGAAGTATAGACCTGCATAAAATATCCACCAGTCAAACAGGAGAGGAAGCGATAGGAGGTGTGACGTCCGGTCTCATTGGGTTAAGTGAAACAGTGACCTGGAGGGCGAGGCACTTTGGCATCAGGCAAACGCTGACAACAAAGATCACGGAATTTGAATCACCGAATTTCTTTGTGGACGAGATGCTGGAGGGTGCTTTCAAGAGATTTCGTCATGAACACCACTTCAGGGATGTTGATGGAAAAACTGAAATGCGGGACTGTTTTGATTATGATTCGCCACTTGGCATCCTTGGGAAAGTATTTGACTCGATTGTGCTTAAGAGGTATATGCAGAACCTTTTGTTAAAACGTAATTTGGTTATCAAGGAATATGCGGAGTCAGATAGGTGGCAGGAAGTACTGAATACTAAAGAATCTGGCGGTTAA
- a CDS encoding sodium:solute symporter encodes MDLPIIDLAIFFFYMLLIIGFGISFSFRKRTAEDYTLGGGRLPAWAIGMSIFATFVSSISFLALPGNAYMGNWNGFVFSLSIPLAAIVAVKYFVPLYRKLQSESAYFYLEQRFGPWAGTYASICYLLTQLARMGAIMYLLALPMSALLGWSIPLIIVVTGISVIVYASLGGFEAVVWTDAIQGIILIGGAVASLLVIMFSMPEGPGQVFTIASEANKFSLGNFDFDFTTSTFWLLLIYGLFINLQNFGIDQNYVQRYLSARTQKEAEKSTWLGSLLYVPVSLLFFFIGTALFAYYQAQPGLLPTELQGAGDKIFPYFIVTGLPAGVTGLLIASIFAAGMSTVSTSINSSGTVILSDFYKKFFNRAPTQKESMRVLLTASFAMGGTSIFVALALNGVTSALDAWWALSSVFSGGVLGLFLLGVISKRAKSVHAAIGVVVGVLVILWLSLSPVFFTSDGWLAFKSPFHANLTIILSTTAIFCVGFGLVSLSKRKTT; translated from the coding sequence ATGGACTTGCCAATTATTGACCTGGCCATCTTCTTCTTTTACATGCTGCTGATCATCGGCTTCGGCATCTCGTTTTCCTTTCGGAAACGAACCGCCGAAGACTACACCCTGGGTGGTGGCCGACTGCCGGCCTGGGCCATTGGCATGTCCATCTTTGCAACCTTCGTGAGCAGCATCAGCTTTCTGGCGTTGCCGGGCAATGCCTATATGGGCAACTGGAATGGCTTTGTCTTCAGCCTTTCCATCCCTTTGGCAGCCATAGTAGCTGTGAAGTATTTCGTGCCTCTGTATCGAAAGTTGCAAAGCGAGTCTGCTTACTTTTACCTGGAGCAACGCTTTGGCCCCTGGGCTGGCACCTACGCTTCCATTTGTTACCTCTTGACCCAGCTGGCCCGTATGGGTGCCATTATGTATTTGCTGGCGTTGCCCATGAGCGCCCTGCTGGGCTGGAGCATTCCCCTGATCATTGTGGTGACAGGTATCAGTGTGATTGTTTACGCAAGCCTTGGTGGGTTTGAAGCAGTTGTTTGGACGGACGCCATTCAGGGCATCATCCTCATTGGCGGTGCGGTGGCCAGCTTGCTCGTCATCATGTTTTCTATGCCCGAAGGACCAGGCCAGGTGTTCACCATTGCCTCCGAAGCCAACAAGTTCAGCCTGGGCAACTTCGACTTCGATTTTACGACCTCCACCTTCTGGCTGCTGCTGATTTATGGCTTGTTCATCAACCTGCAAAACTTCGGCATCGACCAGAACTACGTGCAGCGCTACCTCAGCGCCCGCACCCAAAAAGAAGCGGAGAAATCGACATGGCTGGGCAGCTTATTGTATGTACCAGTGTCCCTGCTTTTCTTTTTTATCGGCACGGCCCTGTTCGCCTACTACCAGGCCCAGCCCGGCCTGCTACCCACCGAACTGCAAGGTGCAGGTGATAAAATATTCCCCTACTTCATTGTTACCGGTCTGCCTGCCGGCGTCACCGGACTGCTGATCGCTTCTATTTTTGCGGCGGGCATGAGCACAGTCTCCACCAGTATCAATAGTTCTGGCACAGTCATCCTATCCGACTTCTATAAGAAGTTCTTCAACCGAGCACCCACCCAAAAAGAGTCGATGCGGGTGCTGCTTACCGCCTCCTTTGCCATGGGCGGCACCAGTATTTTTGTGGCCCTGGCCCTCAACGGCGTCACCAGCGCTCTTGATGCCTGGTGGGCACTGTCGTCCGTCTTCAGCGGTGGTGTGCTAGGCCTCTTCCTCTTGGGCGTGATCTCCAAAAGAGCCAAAAGCGTGCATGCAGCTATAGGTGTGGTAGTTGGTGTGCTCGTGATTCTGTGGCTGAGCCTATCGCCCGTATTCTTCACCTCCGACGGTTGGCTTGCTTTCAAAAGCCCCTTCCATGCCAACCTCACCATCATTTTGAGTACGACGGCGATATTTTGTGTGGGGTTTGGGCTCGTGAGCCTCTCAAAAAGAAAAACTACCTAA
- a CDS encoding dihydrodipicolinate synthase family protein, with protein MTRNEQLKQPLTGIIPPMVTPLLEDMRLDLEGLTKLVEHLIAGGVSGLFILGSSGESTSLSYAIRHQLIKETCRRVAGRLPVLVGITDTALAESLSLAETAQASGASAVVAAPPYYFNLNQKELFNYYEKLAGSLTLPLFLYNMPGLCKVHIEVSTAIRLSEHPNIIGLKDSSANSVYFQSLYQSLRGKPDFTLLVGPEEAMAESVLMGGHGGVSGGANMFPKLFVKLYEAAAQKDFATVADLQAIVMQISNSLYGVGMYSSSYLKSIKAALSLMNICQSHMAPPLAAFDAAETKHVTPIIEQFKLTLEKRGLL; from the coding sequence ATGACTCGCAACGAACAACTAAAGCAACCTCTCACAGGCATCATTCCACCCATGGTAACGCCTTTGCTGGAAGACATGCGTCTTGATTTAGAAGGGTTAACCAAGCTGGTGGAACATCTGATTGCGGGCGGAGTCAGCGGGCTTTTCATCCTGGGTAGCTCTGGGGAATCCACCAGCCTTAGCTATGCCATTCGTCATCAGTTGATCAAAGAAACTTGTCGCCGAGTGGCTGGCAGGCTACCGGTGCTGGTGGGCATTACCGACACAGCACTTGCTGAAAGCCTTAGCTTGGCGGAAACTGCCCAGGCTTCTGGTGCCTCGGCAGTAGTAGCCGCACCACCCTATTATTTCAACCTGAACCAAAAGGAGCTCTTCAATTACTACGAAAAACTGGCCGGAAGCCTGACACTGCCCCTGTTCCTCTACAATATGCCGGGGCTGTGCAAAGTGCACATCGAGGTAAGCACGGCTATACGGCTTTCCGAGCACCCCAATATCATTGGACTCAAAGACAGCTCTGCGAACTCGGTTTACTTTCAGTCGCTATATCAGTCGCTGCGGGGAAAACCCGACTTCACCTTGTTGGTCGGGCCGGAGGAAGCCATGGCCGAGTCGGTATTGATGGGAGGCCACGGCGGGGTAAGCGGAGGAGCAAATATGTTTCCGAAGCTGTTTGTAAAACTTTATGAGGCCGCTGCACAAAAAGACTTTGCCACCGTCGCAGATCTGCAGGCCATAGTGATGCAGATCAGCAACAGCCTTTATGGTGTGGGCATGTATAGCTCCAGCTACCTGAAGAGCATCAAAGCTGCCTTGTCGCTGATGAACATTTGCCAAAGCCACATGGCCCCGCCACTGGCAGCCTTCGACGCCGCTGAAACAAAACATGTAACGCCTATCATTGAACAGTTTAAATTAACACTTGAAAAAAGAGGTTTACTGTAA
- a CDS encoding DUF3748 domain-containing protein, which produces MRSMMCRPLYFLGVALALAACGSSKTHETNMNLKEYQLTSDAKGHYLNQRQAFSPDDQWLVYDNRNDGSLIGLNPSVEMVNIAHGEVKLVYRAPNANAFGPGVGAVAFNPKQNEILFIHGLSNHDATRPYGITRRTGLAVDLDVNSKLIRKDARDVVPPFTPGALRGGTHAHSYSADGRWISFTYNDNVIAELSKKDSTKKDLRNIGVMINKGPVAVENETAESFGGTMFSVIVSETTESPRPGSDEIEKAYEEGWIGTDGYLRPNGSRVSKALAFLGDTREATGKLVTEVFVVDLDTDLTIADPDRPLEGTTTSRPFPPAGVRQRRVTYTTDRKNPGVQGPRQWLRSLPDGSLIFFPMKDDDGFVQVHAVSPNGGDTRQITHNGFSLDTSFSISADGKYLAYGYNQDIYLTNIQTGETSEVSPDRSYDSTDLENINWSNEGHVLAYNRKVVTPEVAWYQVFILK; this is translated from the coding sequence ATGAGATCCATGATGTGCAGGCCGCTATATTTTCTGGGAGTAGCTTTAGCACTGGCCGCCTGCGGGTCGTCCAAAACACATGAAACCAACATGAACCTGAAAGAATATCAACTTACTTCGGACGCCAAAGGCCATTATCTGAATCAAAGACAAGCCTTTTCGCCTGATGACCAATGGCTGGTGTACGATAACAGAAACGACGGTTCCCTAATTGGGCTGAACCCCTCAGTTGAAATGGTCAATATTGCCCATGGAGAAGTGAAGCTAGTCTATCGTGCCCCGAACGCCAATGCGTTCGGCCCCGGAGTGGGTGCTGTTGCTTTCAATCCGAAGCAAAATGAAATCCTTTTCATCCATGGCCTAAGCAACCACGACGCCACAAGGCCTTACGGCATTACCCGGCGCACAGGATTGGCTGTTGATCTTGACGTCAATAGCAAACTAATAAGAAAGGACGCCCGTGACGTAGTTCCGCCCTTCACTCCTGGGGCGCTGAGAGGAGGGACACATGCTCACTCTTACAGTGCCGACGGCCGATGGATCAGCTTTACGTATAACGACAATGTCATAGCGGAGCTTTCCAAAAAAGACTCCACTAAAAAAGACCTGAGAAATATCGGCGTCATGATCAACAAGGGGCCGGTGGCAGTAGAAAATGAAACAGCCGAAAGCTTTGGTGGTACCATGTTTTCGGTGATCGTCAGCGAAACCACAGAAAGCCCCCGGCCAGGCAGCGACGAAATAGAAAAGGCTTACGAAGAAGGCTGGATCGGAACAGATGGCTATTTGAGGCCGAACGGTAGCCGTGTCAGCAAGGCGCTGGCTTTTTTGGGTGACACCAGGGAAGCCACTGGCAAGCTGGTGACAGAGGTATTCGTAGTGGATCTGGACACAGACTTGACCATCGCCGATCCCGACAGACCTTTGGAAGGCACCACCACCTCACGACCTTTTCCCCCGGCAGGTGTCAGGCAAAGAAGGGTCACCTACACCACCGACCGGAAAAATCCAGGCGTACAAGGCCCCCGTCAATGGCTGCGCAGCCTGCCCGATGGCTCACTGATTTTCTTTCCTATGAAAGATGATGACGGCTTCGTGCAAGTGCATGCTGTTTCACCAAACGGCGGCGACACCAGGCAAATCACGCACAATGGCTTTTCTCTTGACACCTCGTTTAGCATAAGTGCAGATGGAAAATATTTGGCTTACGGCTACAACCAGGACATTTACCTGACCAATATTCAAACAGGGGAAACATCGGAGGTGTCGCCTGACAGGAGCTACGACAGCACTGATCTCGAAAATATCAACTGGTCAAACGAAGGGCATGTGCTGGCTTACAACCGAAAGGTGGTAACTCCTGAAGTTGCCTGGTACCAGGTATTCATTTTGAAATAA
- a CDS encoding sialidase family protein has protein sequence MMHRISTVILFVFICSLATAQAPDLSKVPGVVVAHSPASSGKYIGSPSLAVLPNGDYLASHDFFGPNSNEHVKADSRIYRSTNKGKSWKFVTEIHGAFWSKLFVSEGKLYFIGTDRHHGHTIIRTSADNGTTWTEPVDNQTGLLLEGEYHNAPVPVIEHNGRLWKGMESAMGPIKQWGKRYGAFMMSIPVGQDPLVAKNWIFSNTLYYDSTYLEGNFGGWLEGNAVVSPEGKILDILRVDDRSTLEEKAAFISISGDGKVATFDEATGFVPFPGGSKKFAIRFDSESQLYWTIANDVPDEVKAANQGKNPASLRNTQALFCSENLHDWTLRKVLLQHEDPLKHGFQYVDWQFDGKDIIFLSRTAYDDGLGGAHRSHDANFLTFHRIKKFRKK, from the coding sequence ATGATGCATCGAATTAGCACAGTAATCCTCTTTGTTTTCATATGTAGTTTGGCGACAGCCCAGGCACCTGATCTATCAAAGGTGCCTGGCGTTGTTGTCGCTCATAGTCCCGCCTCATCTGGGAAATACATCGGCTCCCCCAGCCTTGCAGTGCTGCCTAATGGTGACTACCTGGCGTCGCACGACTTCTTTGGCCCCAACTCCAATGAGCATGTAAAAGCGGACTCCCGGATTTACCGGTCAACGAACAAAGGGAAATCGTGGAAGTTTGTAACCGAAATTCATGGCGCCTTTTGGTCGAAGCTTTTTGTGAGCGAGGGAAAGCTGTATTTCATCGGCACCGACAGGCACCACGGCCACACCATCATCAGGACATCGGCTGACAACGGCACCACATGGACCGAACCAGTCGACAACCAAACCGGACTGCTGCTGGAAGGCGAGTACCACAATGCCCCCGTTCCCGTGATTGAACACAATGGTCGGCTGTGGAAAGGCATGGAAAGCGCTATGGGTCCGATCAAGCAATGGGGCAAGCGTTATGGCGCCTTTATGATGTCAATCCCCGTAGGACAAGACCCACTGGTAGCCAAGAACTGGATCTTTAGCAATACGCTCTACTACGATTCTACCTACCTCGAAGGCAACTTTGGAGGCTGGCTGGAAGGCAACGCTGTGGTGTCGCCCGAAGGAAAAATATTGGACATTCTGCGGGTCGACGACCGCTCTACGCTGGAAGAAAAAGCTGCTTTTATTTCGATTAGCGGCGACGGAAAAGTGGCAACATTTGACGAAGCAACCGGCTTTGTTCCTTTTCCCGGAGGGAGCAAAAAGTTCGCCATCCGGTTTGACTCAGAAAGTCAATTATACTGGACAATTGCGAATGATGTGCCTGATGAAGTAAAAGCTGCCAACCAGGGAAAGAACCCGGCCAGCCTGAGAAATACTCAGGCACTCTTCTGTTCCGAAAATTTGCACGACTGGACACTGAGGAAAGTTCTCCTTCAACATGAAGACCCGTTGAAGCATGGTTTCCAGTATGTGGACTGGCAGTTTGACGGTAAAGACATCATCTTCCTCTCCAGAACAGCTTATGACGATGGACTGGGAGGAGCACACAGAAGCCACGACGCCAATTTCCTTACCTTTCACAGGATCAAAAAATTCAGGAAGAAGTAA
- a CDS encoding AraC family transcriptional regulator — translation MKPHFHKVPIGAEDSFSIRHDSRPNFGTLWHYHPELELHYIVKGEGTQYIGDNVSNFGSGDMVFLGQNLPHTWRCKEEYFTGNEKVQVEAYVLHFHPTCFGKDFLSLPEAYLIPRLFEKAKKGLKIHGESKARLIELLDGAVHAESLDRVIYLLSILKVLSETDEFETIAPAYAFSHLSSESEMVRLEKIYSYVLAHYKEKITLEEVASLANLSLTSFCRYFKTMTKKTFSDFLTEIRISNVCRAIVEDKLPTEVICFECGFNNVSNFYRHFKKVTGMTPFEYRKKYLSEV, via the coding sequence ATGAAGCCTCATTTTCACAAAGTACCCATAGGCGCTGAAGACTCATTCAGCATCAGGCACGATAGCCGACCCAACTTTGGTACGCTATGGCACTACCATCCTGAGCTCGAACTACACTATATCGTGAAAGGGGAGGGCACGCAGTATATTGGCGACAATGTGAGCAACTTCGGTAGTGGCGACATGGTTTTTTTAGGGCAAAATCTGCCTCATACCTGGCGCTGCAAAGAAGAGTACTTCACGGGTAATGAAAAAGTGCAGGTAGAGGCATATGTGCTACATTTCCACCCCACTTGCTTCGGGAAAGACTTCCTTTCGTTGCCGGAAGCCTACCTTATTCCGAGGCTTTTTGAGAAGGCGAAGAAGGGGCTCAAGATTCATGGTGAAAGCAAGGCGAGACTAATTGAGCTACTGGACGGTGCCGTTCATGCTGAAAGCCTTGACAGGGTGATCTACCTGTTGTCCATTCTCAAAGTACTATCAGAGACTGACGAATTCGAAACCATTGCACCAGCCTACGCCTTCAGCCACCTGTCCAGCGAGTCAGAAATGGTGCGGCTGGAAAAAATTTACTCTTACGTGCTGGCACACTACAAGGAGAAAATCACGCTGGAGGAGGTGGCTTCGCTTGCCAACCTGAGCCTCACCTCCTTTTGCAGGTATTTCAAAACGATGACCAAGAAGACTTTTTCTGATTTCCTGACAGAAATACGGATCTCCAATGTTTGCCGGGCGATTGTAGAGGACAAGCTGCCCACCGAGGTGATCTGCTTTGAGTGCGGCTTCAATAATGTCTCTAATTTTTACCGGCATTTTAAGAAAGTGACAGGCATGACGCCTTTTGAGTACAGGAAAAAGTACCTATCTGAAGTGTGA
- a CDS encoding ATP-binding protein: protein MSIPKNILLGFVLAFIVVVAIGIYSYTYFKNSVRLGNQGAVLNEITIMAKEGKAMVVDLDRNVLSFTLTGDSIFKNHFEGRAVLLLNQIEAVRKISSEYPSFMTTIDALKDTATAFVDMRKRLLFSHSSSTGYSTFAADMEGSLNGVMLLLSRLEDQASSFEKSRTETLTRHFYQFVFVFAGLLVLAVILIFGLLYTSNTTIKARELSERRLLQRKEAIKDLYENAPCGYLTVNHEGMVIACNKTLLQLLGYKRNEVIDSKHITTILPSWNQLLENHFKEAEGEVDPKEAEPELVKKNGERRVALASIAASASGLDEYMLTLVDYTERQKFRDQLIQNNLDLEAFSHSVSHDLKAPLRAVNSYSAMLKEDFGTALSDDAQHMLDTIVRNAKNMTLMIEDLLRLSRMGQKEVIESEINMESMVQNVIKGLEAQAGENKVTINVQELGSSKGDIGLIKQVWVNLISNAIKYSGMTQHPEVEIGVYKENNERVFYVRDNGSGFDMQYYDKLFGVFQRLHSRKDFEGTGVGLSIVKRIIDRHHGRVWATSEVNKGATFYFTFLGA from the coding sequence ATGTCGATCCCAAAAAACATTCTTCTAGGATTTGTCCTGGCGTTCATTGTCGTAGTGGCGATTGGAATTTACTCCTATACCTATTTCAAAAACTCTGTTCGCCTGGGGAATCAAGGAGCGGTGCTGAACGAGATAACAATAATGGCAAAAGAAGGAAAAGCAATGGTTGTGGATCTTGACCGGAATGTGCTTTCTTTTACGCTTACAGGAGACTCAATATTTAAAAATCACTTTGAGGGCAGGGCGGTATTGCTTCTTAATCAGATCGAGGCAGTACGGAAAATTTCCAGTGAATATCCGTCGTTTATGACCACGATAGACGCACTAAAAGATACAGCCACTGCCTTCGTCGATATGAGGAAGAGGCTTCTGTTCAGTCATTCGAGCAGCACTGGCTATAGCACATTTGCTGCTGATATGGAGGGTTCACTCAACGGTGTAATGTTATTGCTGTCAAGATTAGAGGATCAGGCGTCCTCTTTTGAGAAATCGAGAACGGAAACACTTACCAGACATTTCTATCAATTTGTTTTTGTATTTGCCGGGCTGCTTGTTCTGGCCGTCATTTTGATTTTTGGCTTGCTCTATACTTCCAACACTACTATTAAGGCCAGAGAACTTTCTGAGCGACGGCTGCTGCAACGGAAAGAAGCCATTAAAGACCTGTACGAAAACGCTCCGTGCGGCTACCTTACAGTCAACCATGAGGGAATGGTTATAGCCTGTAATAAGACGTTGCTGCAACTGTTAGGGTATAAAAGAAATGAAGTCATCGACTCAAAACATATTACAACCATACTTCCATCATGGAACCAGTTGCTGGAAAATCATTTTAAAGAAGCAGAAGGTGAAGTGGATCCCAAAGAAGCTGAACCGGAGTTGGTTAAAAAGAATGGCGAGCGCCGTGTTGCCCTGGCTTCTATTGCTGCAAGTGCATCAGGCCTTGATGAGTACATGCTAACGCTGGTTGACTATACCGAAAGACAGAAATTCAGGGATCAACTCATTCAAAATAACCTTGACCTTGAAGCATTCAGCCATTCGGTGTCTCACGACCTCAAAGCACCTTTACGAGCAGTTAACAGCTACTCTGCCATGCTTAAGGAAGATTTTGGGACAGCCCTTAGCGACGATGCCCAACATATGTTGGACACCATTGTGAGGAATGCAAAAAACATGACCCTGATGATCGAAGATTTACTCAGGCTGTCGAGAATGGGGCAAAAAGAGGTGATTGAGTCGGAGATCAATATGGAATCGATGGTTCAAAACGTCATCAAGGGGCTGGAAGCACAGGCAGGAGAGAATAAGGTTACTATTAATGTACAGGAGCTTGGCTCCTCAAAAGGGGACATTGGGCTGATAAAGCAGGTGTGGGTAAACCTGATTTCCAATGCGATTAAATATTCAGGTATGACGCAGCACCCTGAAGTAGAAATTGGTGTCTATAAAGAAAATAATGAAAGGGTATTTTATGTCAGAGACAATGGCTCTGGATTTGACATGCAGTACTACGATAAACTCTTTGGCGTATTTCAACGCCTGCATAGCAGAAAAGATTTCGAGGGAACTGGAGTTGGCCTGTCCATCGTAAAACGCATTATCGACAGACACCACGGCAGGGTTTGGGCCACCTCGGAAGTCAATAAAGGGGCCACTTTTTATTTTACTTTTTTAGGTGCCTGA